A single genomic interval of Streptomyces graminofaciens harbors:
- a CDS encoding winged helix-turn-helix transcriptional regulator, producing the protein MSAPAQPATSQIGFVDARRVEEALSLIAPKWTTWSAQTLAQQGGPMRVRGVAAHLPFVSEQFVGKRLAQMHDDGLVTRASHRHGAPYQLSGFGIALSPVHRALSDWSHAHLSLGKVAGAERVEDAVRRLHLRHSTAMIQALDAGGPMRFVHIAEQTGLDNSFTRQRLIRLQLDGLVTRTGPRHGDPYVLTAAGRALGPVYAAVEHWSNPVAAPLPAPVRVAAATRTRTGIPPRSDGIRTAAALRRSTAAPNSLFSHAPQPQPAGVTPPVASATAGVPAPGSSRRR; encoded by the coding sequence ATGTCCGCCCCCGCACAACCCGCAACCTCCCAGATCGGCTTCGTCGACGCCCGGCGCGTCGAGGAGGCACTGTCCCTGATTGCGCCGAAGTGGACCACCTGGTCGGCACAGACCCTGGCCCAGCAGGGCGGCCCCATGCGTGTGCGTGGCGTCGCCGCCCACCTCCCCTTCGTCAGCGAACAGTTCGTCGGCAAGCGGCTGGCCCAGATGCACGATGACGGGCTGGTAACCCGAGCCAGTCATCGCCACGGTGCCCCGTACCAGCTCAGTGGGTTCGGCATCGCACTCTCCCCGGTACACCGGGCGCTGTCCGACTGGTCCCACGCGCACCTGTCGCTCGGCAAAGTGGCCGGTGCCGAGCGCGTCGAGGACGCCGTGCGCCGGCTGCACCTTCGCCACTCGACCGCCATGATCCAGGCCCTCGACGCGGGAGGGCCCATGCGGTTCGTCCACATCGCCGAACAGACAGGACTGGACAACAGCTTCACCCGACAGCGCCTGATCCGGCTTCAGCTCGACGGCCTGGTCACCCGCACCGGACCGCGCCACGGCGATCCGTACGTCCTGACCGCTGCCGGACGGGCGCTGGGCCCGGTCTACGCAGCCGTCGAGCACTGGAGCAACCCCGTCGCCGCACCGCTTCCCGCCCCTGTCCGGGTCGCGGCGGCCACGCGCACCCGCACGGGTATCCCGCCGAGGTCGGACGGCATCCGGACCGCAGCCGCCCTGCGTCGCAGCACCGCCGCGCCGAACTCCCTGTTCAGCCACGCCCCGCAGCCACAACCGGCCGGAGTGACTCCGCCCGTTGCCTCGGCCACCGCCGGCGTGCCCGCTCCTGGCTCCTCCCGCCGCCGCTGA
- a CDS encoding DUF317 domain-containing protein has translation MNASSTLLPAIVRPAVKERAWLSSDHCASPVLELLGGLGWAIVDTPEANVHCTSPDGRVYVGWLPEDTPAWKRGIVWQVRVHPSDAEPWIQEFGPDTPSEAVAGFLAALIAALPRTSQ, from the coding sequence GTGAACGCCTCCAGCACCCTCCTGCCAGCCATCGTCCGCCCCGCCGTGAAGGAACGCGCCTGGCTCTCCAGCGACCACTGCGCGAGCCCGGTACTCGAACTGCTCGGCGGGCTCGGCTGGGCGATCGTCGACACCCCGGAGGCCAACGTGCACTGCACCAGCCCGGACGGCCGCGTCTACGTCGGCTGGCTCCCCGAGGACACCCCCGCCTGGAAGCGCGGCATCGTCTGGCAGGTCCGGGTCCACCCCTCCGACGCCGAGCCCTGGATCCAGGAGTTCGGCCCCGACACCCCCTCCGAGGCCGTGGCCGGATTCCTCGCCGCGCTCATCGCCGCACTTCCCCGGACCTCTCAGTAA
- a CDS encoding DUF317 domain-containing protein, translated as MPYDPNEQWREYHVTPRYLAGSTFTGDPALQPLLDAGWKLNHDEMGNAYINAPDQTVRLGYLPEGDNDALWKITAYSDPFAMPRWLVTFQDSTPTEIVQDFTTTLAAAYVEGPDSYLYYGNSELAALDVATPLAAAGWSHRYGATDVSFESPDGLAKVHLRRNRLDHAAEMTGHQERWLMLAGPPSNQWYATASSFTPKGLVAAMNTALTDPAPVIRYGDDLRRLPPQATATPVRPPVPTPLDVRRAHAANARSTVAPSPVGARPFIPAPCPPSAPQVPHPGQSR; from the coding sequence GTGCCGTACGACCCGAACGAGCAGTGGCGCGAGTACCACGTCACCCCGCGATACCTGGCGGGATCGACCTTCACCGGCGATCCCGCCCTCCAGCCCCTCCTCGACGCGGGCTGGAAACTGAATCACGACGAGATGGGTAACGCCTACATCAACGCACCCGACCAGACGGTCCGCCTGGGCTACCTGCCCGAAGGCGACAACGACGCGCTGTGGAAGATCACGGCGTACTCCGATCCTTTCGCGATGCCCCGCTGGCTCGTCACCTTCCAGGACAGCACCCCCACCGAGATCGTCCAGGACTTCACCACCACGCTCGCCGCCGCCTACGTTGAGGGCCCCGACTCCTACCTCTACTACGGCAACAGCGAGCTGGCGGCCTTGGACGTCGCCACACCTCTTGCGGCAGCAGGCTGGAGCCACCGCTACGGCGCGACCGACGTCTCCTTCGAATCCCCGGACGGCCTGGCCAAGGTCCACCTACGCCGCAACCGGCTCGACCACGCCGCCGAGATGACAGGCCATCAAGAGCGCTGGCTCATGCTGGCCGGACCGCCCAGCAACCAGTGGTACGCCACCGCCTCGTCCTTCACCCCAAAGGGCCTGGTCGCCGCAATGAACACCGCCCTCACTGATCCGGCACCGGTCATCCGTTACGGCGACGACCTACGCCGCCTTCCCCCGCAAGCCACCGCGACCCCGGTGAGGCCCCCGGTACCGACGCCACTGGACGTGCGCCGCGCCCACGCTGCCAACGCCCGCTCCACCGTGGCCCCCTCGCCTGTCGGCGCGCGGCCGTTCATCCCGGCACCGTGCCCGCCGTCGGCTCCGCAGGTCCCGCACCCGGGGCAGAGCCGCTGA